Proteins co-encoded in one Vampirovibrio chlorellavorus genomic window:
- the glyS gene encoding glycine--tRNA ligase subunit beta, whose amino-acid sequence MTASPHSNQYLLEIGAEELPLEFLLSAPTELTDKVKAALDEQALPYGEMAVYVTPRRLALIIQALPELQAERTFKTKGPPIRVALDAEGNPTQAGLGFARKLGVEFTQLVQETIEGEIYMVLNQQLKGRPTRELLAELLPGIVLGLSGSHFMAWGSNTIRFSRPIRWLVSLWNNQHLPLSIGPVNSDTVSHGHRVMAQGPVTIASVDEYLNKLKAEGAVLADQCVRRQLIWEELQASAQQLGGTVVENERLLDTVTMLVEQPSVVVGRFEERFLDIPEEVTTTVMTAHQKYFPVRAADGRLMPYFMTVSNGRKQAAETIRHGNEKVLTARLEDARFFFLEDQKIPLIDRLESLKGITFQKGLGSMYEKALRLEKLAQQVAAALGYDAPQQALTQRAAQLAKTDLVTGMVFEFTELQGAMGRKYASLSGEPEAVAEAIFEHYLPRFTGDLVAQSPVGIAVSLADKIDTIVAVFSQKNAKLPSGSKDPLGLRRMASGIIQTVLENKLTVDLLALMGQAYQALVSSAPPTAKFEDEKTTLNLVNTFILQRFRGWLLEQDNRYDLIDAVLESDTSPLRDLADVLTRLEALKQLTQNEDTLKKVYEPANRIYKILGQHYNPQATVALVQAAHLRDEAEQALLDQLSHLESQGIHASYTQLSEQLSALSPAVESFFEKVMVNDPDDAVRKNRYNLLSVLNRFYLKLACFTRLVV is encoded by the coding sequence ATGACCGCATCCCCTCACTCCAACCAATACCTGCTGGAAATTGGCGCAGAGGAACTCCCGCTGGAGTTTCTGTTGTCCGCCCCCACCGAGCTGACCGACAAAGTCAAGGCCGCTCTGGATGAACAGGCATTGCCCTATGGCGAGATGGCGGTTTACGTCACCCCCCGACGACTGGCCCTGATCATTCAGGCCTTGCCGGAATTACAGGCAGAACGCACCTTTAAAACCAAAGGCCCGCCCATTCGGGTGGCCCTGGATGCTGAGGGCAACCCCACCCAGGCCGGTCTGGGCTTTGCCCGCAAGCTGGGCGTGGAGTTTACCCAACTGGTGCAGGAAACCATTGAGGGTGAAATCTACATGGTGCTGAATCAACAACTTAAAGGCCGCCCCACCCGGGAACTGCTGGCGGAACTGCTGCCCGGCATTGTGCTTGGCCTGAGCGGCTCCCACTTTATGGCCTGGGGCAGCAACACCATTCGCTTTTCCCGCCCCATTCGCTGGCTGGTGTCCTTGTGGAACAACCAGCATCTGCCGCTCAGCATTGGCCCGGTGAACTCGGACACCGTCTCCCACGGGCACCGGGTCATGGCTCAGGGGCCGGTGACCATCGCCTCGGTGGATGAGTACCTGAACAAACTGAAAGCCGAAGGGGCCGTGCTGGCGGATCAGTGTGTGCGTCGTCAACTCATTTGGGAAGAGCTGCAAGCCAGCGCCCAGCAACTGGGCGGCACCGTTGTGGAAAACGAGCGCCTGCTGGATACGGTCACCATGCTGGTAGAACAACCCTCTGTGGTCGTCGGACGCTTTGAGGAGCGCTTTCTGGACATTCCCGAAGAGGTGACCACCACGGTCATGACCGCCCACCAGAAGTATTTTCCGGTGCGGGCCGCCGATGGCCGACTGATGCCCTATTTTATGACCGTTTCCAACGGGCGCAAACAGGCCGCGGAAACCATTCGCCACGGCAACGAGAAGGTGTTGACCGCCCGGCTGGAAGACGCCCGATTCTTCTTTCTGGAAGATCAAAAAATCCCCCTGATCGACCGGCTGGAAAGCCTGAAGGGCATTACCTTCCAAAAAGGGCTGGGCAGCATGTACGAAAAAGCCTTGCGTCTGGAGAAACTGGCCCAGCAGGTAGCCGCCGCCTTGGGATACGATGCCCCGCAACAGGCCCTGACTCAGCGGGCCGCCCAATTGGCCAAAACCGATTTGGTGACCGGCATGGTCTTTGAGTTCACTGAACTCCAGGGGGCCATGGGTCGCAAGTACGCCAGCCTTTCCGGAGAGCCCGAGGCGGTGGCCGAAGCCATTTTTGAACATTACCTGCCCCGCTTTACGGGAGATCTGGTGGCTCAGTCCCCGGTGGGCATTGCCGTCAGTCTGGCCGATAAGATTGACACCATCGTGGCCGTGTTCAGCCAGAAGAACGCAAAACTGCCCTCCGGCTCCAAAGATCCGCTGGGTCTGCGCCGCATGGCCAGCGGTATTATCCAGACGGTGCTGGAAAATAAACTGACCGTGGATTTGCTGGCCCTGATGGGGCAGGCTTATCAGGCGCTGGTGAGCAGCGCCCCCCCCACGGCCAAATTCGAGGATGAGAAAACCACGCTGAATTTGGTAAACACGTTCATCCTGCAACGATTCCGGGGCTGGTTACTGGAGCAGGACAACCGGTATGACCTGATTGACGCCGTGCTGGAGTCCGACACCTCACCCTTACGGGATTTGGCCGACGTACTGACCCGTCTGGAAGCCCTGAAGCAACTGACCCAGAACGAGGACACCCTGAAAAAGGTCTATGAGCCCGCCAACCGGATTTATAAAATTCTGGGGCAGCATTATAACCCGCAAGCCACCGTGGCCCTGGTTCAGGCGGCTCACTTGCGGGACGAGGCTGAACAGGCCCTGCTGGATCAGTTGAGCCATCTTGAGTCGCAAGGCATTCACGCCAGCTATACCCAGCTCAGCGAACAATTGTCCGCTTTGTCTCCCGCCGTGGAATCGTTCTTTGAAAAAGTCATGGTGAACGATCCGGATGATGCAGTGCGAAAAAACAGATATAATCTTCTCAGTGTGCTAAATCGTTTTTATCTGAAATTGGCCTGCTTCACCCGGTTGGTTGTTTAA
- a CDS encoding transglycosylase domain-containing protein, with product MADRQFELPVDVRRKSEVVQDRLGLIILITTVSVFTFLIFLLSVLLGNKLAEAAAALPNVKVLHEWHPYESTRIYDRNGTLIANIHGDEDRVVVPLKDISPNIQRAVMAIEDNRFYEHNGVDIRGTLRAASANFRGEDVQGGSTLTQQLVKNLFLSPERAITRKVAEALLAMRVERHYDKNKILEMYLNQVYWGNQSYGIEKAARRYFKKPARDLTIGESALLAGLLKAPEGISPYAYPKAARKRQLEVLGAMVTFGYITEEQRAKAATEQLELNRQLPKPSKHPFFIQYVVEQLKEKFGDSAVRQGGLKVYTTMDQPVQELAEKALYDEMDKIKYSGASEGSFIVQNLANGHILALVGGRDFEKNQFNHATQQHRAIGSTFKPLVYLTAFRLGLVSPESQISDSPVCFNNGYSNWCPHNWDGRYMGSMTIRKALTLSRNTPTVKLGLKMGIDPVIETARLAGITSPIDANFSSLLGSAGISPLEVITAYSTIARGGIYLPPTVLMKVEDSRGREIHLERPQPERRFEEGPVYNLISILQDVVEKGTGKNAIIPGRAVAGKTGTTDEMRDIWFSGFTADMVGSVWMGNDKYVPLRGVFSSNSVTVWGNFAREYYKMYPIQAVEFPKPPKILVEKKYLGPKQESAESAALDEEKPSASPASPTAKAPAVDDPAYGYSPLHPGAGGVPMNNDNNSGELKPLIDPNANRRPATLAAPLPITGGGANTNPESGVH from the coding sequence ATGGCTGACCGACAATTTGAGTTGCCCGTAGACGTTCGCCGTAAAAGCGAAGTGGTTCAGGACAGGCTGGGGTTAATCATCCTCATCACCACGGTGTCGGTCTTTACCTTCCTGATTTTTCTGCTCTCCGTACTGTTGGGAAACAAACTGGCCGAAGCCGCCGCCGCTTTACCCAACGTCAAGGTGCTGCATGAGTGGCACCCGTATGAAAGCACCCGGATTTACGACCGTAACGGCACGCTAATTGCCAATATCCACGGGGATGAAGACCGGGTGGTGGTCCCCCTGAAAGACATTTCCCCCAACATCCAGCGGGCGGTCATGGCCATTGAGGACAACCGCTTTTATGAGCATAACGGCGTTGATATCCGGGGGACCCTGCGGGCCGCGTCAGCAAACTTCCGGGGCGAGGACGTGCAAGGGGGAAGCACCCTGACCCAGCAGCTGGTGAAAAACCTGTTTCTGAGCCCGGAACGGGCCATTACCCGTAAGGTGGCGGAAGCCCTTCTGGCCATGCGGGTGGAGCGGCACTACGATAAAAACAAGATTCTGGAAATGTACCTGAACCAGGTGTATTGGGGCAATCAAAGCTACGGCATTGAAAAAGCGGCCCGCCGATATTTTAAAAAACCCGCCCGAGACCTGACCATTGGAGAAAGCGCCCTGCTGGCGGGCTTGTTAAAGGCCCCTGAAGGTATCTCCCCCTACGCTTACCCCAAAGCGGCCCGCAAACGTCAGCTGGAAGTATTGGGAGCCATGGTGACCTTTGGCTATATTACCGAGGAACAACGGGCCAAGGCCGCCACCGAGCAACTGGAGCTGAACCGCCAGTTGCCCAAGCCCTCCAAGCACCCGTTCTTTATTCAGTACGTGGTAGAGCAACTGAAAGAAAAGTTTGGGGACAGCGCGGTGCGTCAGGGTGGCTTGAAAGTCTATACCACCATGGATCAGCCGGTACAGGAACTGGCAGAGAAGGCGCTGTATGATGAGATGGATAAAATCAAATACTCCGGCGCTTCGGAAGGCTCCTTCATCGTCCAAAACCTGGCCAACGGGCATATTTTGGCCCTGGTGGGCGGCCGGGATTTTGAAAAAAACCAGTTCAACCACGCCACCCAGCAGCACCGGGCCATTGGCTCCACCTTCAAACCGCTGGTATACCTGACGGCCTTCCGCTTGGGGCTGGTGTCCCCGGAAAGCCAGATTTCCGATAGTCCGGTGTGCTTTAACAACGGCTACAGCAACTGGTGCCCCCACAACTGGGACGGTCGCTACATGGGCTCTATGACCATTCGCAAGGCCTTAACCCTCTCTCGTAACACCCCCACGGTTAAACTGGGGTTAAAAATGGGCATCGATCCGGTCATTGAGACCGCCCGGCTGGCGGGTATCACCTCCCCCATTGACGCCAACTTCTCCAGCCTGCTGGGCTCCGCGGGGATTTCTCCGCTGGAAGTGATTACGGCCTACTCCACCATCGCCCGTGGCGGAATTTACCTACCCCCCACGGTGTTGATGAAAGTGGAAGACAGCCGGGGCCGAGAAATCCATCTGGAGCGCCCCCAGCCAGAGCGTCGCTTTGAGGAAGGGCCGGTCTACAACCTGATTTCCATTCTGCAGGACGTGGTGGAAAAAGGAACCGGCAAGAACGCCATTATTCCCGGTCGGGCCGTTGCCGGAAAAACGGGTACCACCGATGAGATGCGGGACATCTGGTTCAGCGGCTTCACCGCCGACATGGTGGGCAGCGTGTGGATGGGCAACGACAAATACGTGCCCCTGCGTGGCGTTTTCAGTTCCAACTCGGTTACGGTGTGGGGTAACTTTGCCCGGGAGTACTACAAAATGTACCCCATTCAGGCCGTTGAATTTCCCAAACCGCCCAAAATCCTGGTGGAAAAAAAGTATCTGGGGCCAAAGCAGGAAAGTGCTGAAAGTGCAGCGCTGGATGAAGAGAAGCCCAGCGCTTCGCCCGCCAGCCCCACCGCCAAGGCCCCAGCCGTGGACGATCCGGCCTATGGCTATTCTCCCTTGCATCCCGGCGCGGGCGGGGTTCCCATGAACAACGACAACAACAGCGGAGAACTCAAACCCCTCATCGATCCCAACGCCAACCGCCGCCCCGCCACGCTGGCGGCGCCGTTACCAATCACGGGCGGCGGGGCCAACACGAACCCTGAAAGTGGTGTACACTAG
- a CDS encoding DUF366 family protein: MKYHFVPEETPYTGKELNNHWIYRNYGILGDSVVAFIGPCEVDQDSMVDLEDVLNDDYIYSKKMLNFIVEVFGITLQEGVLLQRLFTSIIQDRINLLNPEARIRRRGDDLFFEDTAKLSVSICTLSPTSILIHTGINIDPQGAPVEASGLATELGMGDQVEPFALACMRTLAEEWADIRLSCCKVRAVV; the protein is encoded by the coding sequence ATGAAGTATCATTTTGTGCCCGAAGAAACGCCTTATACAGGCAAGGAACTCAACAACCACTGGATTTACCGGAACTACGGTATTCTGGGGGACTCCGTCGTGGCGTTTATCGGCCCCTGCGAAGTGGATCAGGACAGCATGGTCGATCTGGAAGACGTGCTGAATGATGACTACATCTATTCTAAAAAAATGCTGAATTTTATTGTGGAAGTGTTCGGCATCACCCTGCAGGAAGGCGTCCTGCTGCAGCGCCTGTTCACCTCCATCATTCAGGATCGCATCAACCTGTTAAACCCGGAAGCCCGCATCCGGCGGCGGGGAGATGATCTGTTTTTTGAGGACACCGCCAAGCTGTCCGTGTCGATTTGCACGCTCAGCCCCACCTCCATCCTGATTCATACCGGGATCAATATCGACCCGCAAGGCGCTCCGGTGGAGGCCTCCGGTCTGGCCACCGAGCTGGGCATGGGCGATCAGGTAGAACCCTTTGCCCTGGCCTGCATGCGCACTTTGGCCGAAGAGTGGGCCGACATCCGGTTATCCTGTTGCAAAGTCCGGGCCGTGGTCTAG